In Equus asinus isolate D_3611 breed Donkey chromosome 13, EquAss-T2T_v2, whole genome shotgun sequence, one DNA window encodes the following:
- the FDXR gene encoding NADPH:adrenodoxin oxidoreductase, mitochondrial isoform X2, whose protein sequence is MAPRCWRWWYWTAWPRTRPPPAGCTLSVRQQFSTQEQMPQICVVGSGPAGFYTAQHLLKHHPRAHVDIFEKQLVPFGLVRFGVAPDHPEVKNVINTFTQTAHSDRCAFHGNVVVGRDVTVPELREAYHAVVLSYGAEDHQALGIPGEELPGVFSARAFVGWYNGLPENREASPLQLAPDLSCDTAVILGQGNVALDVARILLTPPEHLEKTDITEAALGVLRQSRVKTVWIVGRRGPLQVAFTIKELREMIQLPGTRPILDPADFLGLQDRIKEVPRPRKRLTELLLRTATEKPGAEEAARQASASRTWGLRFFRSPQQVLPSPDGRQVAGIRLAVTRLEGVGDTTRAVPTGDVEDLPCGLVLSSVGYKSRPIDHSVPFDPKLGVIPNMEGRVVDVPGLYCSGWVKRGPTGVIATTMTDSFLTGQMLLQDLKAGLLPSGPRPGYVAIEALLSSRGVRPVSFSDWEKLDAEEVSRGQGTGKPREKLLDPQEMLRLLGR, encoded by the exons CCGGCCCCCTCCCGCCGGCTGCACCCTGA gcgtCCGCCAGCAGTTCTCCACACAGGAGCAGATGCCCCAGATCTGTGTGGTGGGCAGTGGCCCAGCTGGCTTCTACACGGCCCAGCACCTGCTAAAG CACCACCCCCGGGCCCATGTGGACATCTTCGAGAAGCAGCTCGTGCCCTTTGGCCTGGTGCGCTTTGGCGTGGCACCCGACCACCCTGAGGTGAAG AATGTCATCAACACCTTTACCCAGACGGCCCACTCTGACCGCTGTGCCTTCCACGGCAATGTGGTGGTGGGCAGGGACGTGACCGTGCCAGAGCTGCGGGAGGCATACCACGCTGTGGTGCTG AGCTACGGAGCAGAGGACCATCAGGCCCTGGGAATTCCTGGGGAGGAGCTGCCCGGTGTGTTCTCAGCCCGGGCCTTTGTGGGCTGGTACAATGGGCTCCCTGAGAACCGGGAG GCTTCTCCCCTCCAGCTGGCGCCAGACCTGAGCTGTGACACAGCCGTGATTCTGGGCCAGGGCAACGTGGCTCTGGACGTGGCCCGGATCCTGCTGACCCCACCTGAGCACCTGGAG AAAACGGACATCACGGAGGCTGCCCTGGGGGTACTGAGGCAGAGTCGGGTGAAGACGGTGTGGATAGTGGGCCGACGTGGACCCCTGCAAGTGGCGTTCACTATTAAG GAGCTTCGGGAGATGATTCAGTTACCAGGAACCCGGCCCATTTTGGATCCTGCGGATTTCTTGGGCCTCCAGGACAGAATCAAGG AGGTCCCCCGCCCGAGGAAGCGCCTCACAGAACTGCTGCTTCGAACGGCCACGGAGAAGCCAGGGGCGGAGGAGGCTGCCCGCCAGGCATCGGCCTCCCGCACCTGGGGCCTCCGCTTTTTCCGAAGCCCCCAGCAGGTGCTGCCCTCTCCCGACGGGCGGCAGGTAGCAGGCATCCGCCTGGCAGTCACTAGACTGGAG GGCGTTGGTGACACCACCCGGGCAGTGCCCACTGGAGACGTGGAGGACCTCCCTTGCGGGCTGGTGCTGAGCAGCGTTGGGTATAAGAGCCGCCCCATTGACCACAGCGTGCCCTTTGACCCCAAACTTGGGGTTATCCCCAATATGGAGGGCCGGGTTGTGGATGTACCAG GCCTCTACTGCAGTGGCTGGGTGAAGCGAGGGCCCACAGGCGTCATTGCCACTACCATGACTGACAGCTTCCTCACCGGCCAGATGCTGCTGCAGGACCTGAAGGCCGGGCTGCTGCCTTCTGGCCCCAGGCCTGGCTATGTGGCCATCGAGGCCCTGCTCAGCAGCCGAG GGGTGCGGCCTGTCTCTTTCTCCGACTGGGAGAAGCTGGATGCGGAGGAGGTGTCCCGAGGCCAGGGCACTGGGAAGCCCAGGGAGAAGCTGCTGGATCCTCAGgagatgctgaggctgctggggcGCTGA
- the FDXR gene encoding NADPH:adrenodoxin oxidoreductase, mitochondrial isoform X1, whose amino-acid sequence MAPRCWRWWYWTAWPRTRPPPAGCTLSVRQQFSTQEQMPQICVVGSGPAGFYTAQHLLKHHPRAHVDIFEKQLVPFGLVRFGVAPDHPEVKNVINTFTQTAHSDRCAFHGNVVVGRDVTVPELREAYHAVVLSYGAEDHQALGIPGEELPGVFSARAFVGWYNGLPENRELAPDLSCDTAVILGQGNVALDVARILLTPPEHLEKTDITEAALGVLRQSRVKTVWIVGRRGPLQVAFTIKELREMIQLPGTRPILDPADFLGLQDRIKEVPRPRKRLTELLLRTATEKPGAEEAARQASASRTWGLRFFRSPQQVLPSPDGRQVAGIRLAVTRLEGVGDTTRAVPTGDVEDLPCGLVLSSVGYKSRPIDHSVPFDPKLGVIPNMEGRVVDVPGLYCSGWVKRGPTGVIATTMTDSFLTGQMLLQDLKAGLLPSGPRPGYVAIEALLSSRGVRPVSFSDWEKLDAEEVSRGQGTGKPREKLLDPQEMLRLLGR is encoded by the exons CCGGCCCCCTCCCGCCGGCTGCACCCTGA gcgtCCGCCAGCAGTTCTCCACACAGGAGCAGATGCCCCAGATCTGTGTGGTGGGCAGTGGCCCAGCTGGCTTCTACACGGCCCAGCACCTGCTAAAG CACCACCCCCGGGCCCATGTGGACATCTTCGAGAAGCAGCTCGTGCCCTTTGGCCTGGTGCGCTTTGGCGTGGCACCCGACCACCCTGAGGTGAAG AATGTCATCAACACCTTTACCCAGACGGCCCACTCTGACCGCTGTGCCTTCCACGGCAATGTGGTGGTGGGCAGGGACGTGACCGTGCCAGAGCTGCGGGAGGCATACCACGCTGTGGTGCTG AGCTACGGAGCAGAGGACCATCAGGCCCTGGGAATTCCTGGGGAGGAGCTGCCCGGTGTGTTCTCAGCCCGGGCCTTTGTGGGCTGGTACAATGGGCTCCCTGAGAACCGGGAG CTGGCGCCAGACCTGAGCTGTGACACAGCCGTGATTCTGGGCCAGGGCAACGTGGCTCTGGACGTGGCCCGGATCCTGCTGACCCCACCTGAGCACCTGGAG AAAACGGACATCACGGAGGCTGCCCTGGGGGTACTGAGGCAGAGTCGGGTGAAGACGGTGTGGATAGTGGGCCGACGTGGACCCCTGCAAGTGGCGTTCACTATTAAG GAGCTTCGGGAGATGATTCAGTTACCAGGAACCCGGCCCATTTTGGATCCTGCGGATTTCTTGGGCCTCCAGGACAGAATCAAGG AGGTCCCCCGCCCGAGGAAGCGCCTCACAGAACTGCTGCTTCGAACGGCCACGGAGAAGCCAGGGGCGGAGGAGGCTGCCCGCCAGGCATCGGCCTCCCGCACCTGGGGCCTCCGCTTTTTCCGAAGCCCCCAGCAGGTGCTGCCCTCTCCCGACGGGCGGCAGGTAGCAGGCATCCGCCTGGCAGTCACTAGACTGGAG GGCGTTGGTGACACCACCCGGGCAGTGCCCACTGGAGACGTGGAGGACCTCCCTTGCGGGCTGGTGCTGAGCAGCGTTGGGTATAAGAGCCGCCCCATTGACCACAGCGTGCCCTTTGACCCCAAACTTGGGGTTATCCCCAATATGGAGGGCCGGGTTGTGGATGTACCAG GCCTCTACTGCAGTGGCTGGGTGAAGCGAGGGCCCACAGGCGTCATTGCCACTACCATGACTGACAGCTTCCTCACCGGCCAGATGCTGCTGCAGGACCTGAAGGCCGGGCTGCTGCCTTCTGGCCCCAGGCCTGGCTATGTGGCCATCGAGGCCCTGCTCAGCAGCCGAG GGGTGCGGCCTGTCTCTTTCTCCGACTGGGAGAAGCTGGATGCGGAGGAGGTGTCCCGAGGCCAGGGCACTGGGAAGCCCAGGGAGAAGCTGCTGGATCCTCAGgagatgctgaggctgctggggcGCTGA